The genomic segment GTTCGTGTATCATACAAGCAGTCAGATCGTGGTGACCGGGCAGAAGGGACAATCATCCGTGTTCTTGAGCGTGCCGTGAAGCAGGTTGTCGGAACGTTTAATGCCGGCAGACACTTCGGCTTTGTGATTCCGGATGATAACCGCATTACAAGTGATATATTCATCCCTGAACATGCGGAACATGGGGCGATGGAAGGGCACAAAGTGGTTGCCGAGATTACGAAATATCCTGAAGGCAGGAAAAATGCTGAAGGCATGATTACCCAGATCCTGGGACATAAAAATGATCCGGGCGTCGATATTCTCTCCATTATCTATAAGCACGGCCTTCCGCTTGAATATCCTCCCGAAGTGCTTGCCCAGGCAGAAGCGATACCGGATGAAATCACGGATCAGGATCGCAGGGGCCGCCGAGATCTGCGCAATAAAACGATTGTGACGATTGATGGTGAGGACTCCAAGGACCTTGACGATGCGGTCAATGTCATCAGACTGGATAACGGCAATTACCAGCTGGGTGTACATATCGCCGATGTCAGCTACTATGTAACGGAAGGATCACCAATGGATGCAGAAGCCTATGAACGCGGAACAAGTGTGTACCTTGTCGACCGGGTGATCCCGATGATTCCGCACCGGCTCTCGAACGGGATATGCAGTCTGAATCCTCATGTGGACAGACTGGCCATCAGTTGTGTCATGGAAATCACGCCAAAGGGCGAGGTTGTCGGACATGAGATTTTCCCGAGTGTAATTCGCTCCACAGAACGGATGACCTATACCAATGTCCGCAAGATCCTGAGAAGAGAAGACGAGGCGGTCCTTGAACGTTATCATAATCTGATCCCGTTTTTTGACCTGATGGAAGAACTGGCTGAGATTCTCGAGAAACACCGCAAGGAACGTGGTGCTATTGACTTTGACTTTACAGAGGCAAAAATTATTGTTGATGAGCAGGGCAAACCGACCGATGTCGTGATTCGTGAACGCACGGAAGCGGAGCGCCTGATTGAATCCTTTATGCTCGCTGCCAATGAGACAGTGGCAGAGCATTTTGAAAAGCTGCATCTTCCCTTTTTATATCGGGTACACGAAGAACCGAGCCCGGATAAGCTCGAGAAATTTTTCGATTTCGTTGTAAACTTCGGTTATGTGGTCAAAGGCTCGAAAGATCATGTTCATCCTCGTACGCTTCAGTCCCTGCTGGAAAAAGTCAAGGGA from the Sporolactobacillus sp. Y61 genome contains:
- the rnr gene encoding ribonuclease R, with the protein product MAEERIQKILDYMRDETYRPMTLQELETAFGEDQADQLPEFVRTLTEMEKQGLVIRTRSERYGLPEKMNLMKGRVQAHAKGFAFIIPEDDRMDDVFVSPNDMGGAMNGDTVIVRVSYKQSDRGDRAEGTIIRVLERAVKQVVGTFNAGRHFGFVIPDDNRITSDIFIPEHAEHGAMEGHKVVAEITKYPEGRKNAEGMITQILGHKNDPGVDILSIIYKHGLPLEYPPEVLAQAEAIPDEITDQDRRGRRDLRNKTIVTIDGEDSKDLDDAVNVIRLDNGNYQLGVHIADVSYYVTEGSPMDAEAYERGTSVYLVDRVIPMIPHRLSNGICSLNPHVDRLAISCVMEITPKGEVVGHEIFPSVIRSTERMTYTNVRKILRREDEAVLERYHNLIPFFDLMEELAEILEKHRKERGAIDFDFTEAKIIVDEQGKPTDVVIRERTEAERLIESFMLAANETVAEHFEKLHLPFLYRVHEEPSPDKLEKFFDFVVNFGYVVKGSKDHVHPRTLQSLLEKVKGQPEETLISTVMLRSMAKAKYDDKCLGHFGLSTEYYTHFTSPIRRYPDLTVHRLIRKYLFEGHTDGKTQAVWKEQLPDIAQRTSACEQRAVEAERDTDDLKKAEFMQDKVGQTFDGVVSGVTNFGLFVELPNTIEGLVHISYLTDDYYRYSEENMALIGERTGHLYRIGDEIRVRVLDVNLDESAVDFEVEGMKPQKPRVRKSRPTIIQGNRNGKDDKGKRRFGGKPGGKASDHRGSGHRGGYDSKNRPYAKNKGRSK